TCATATAAAATTATGAACTTAAAGAAACTATTATTTCAGAATGTAGCAATTACTAATAGTGAAGTAAAGGAAAAAGACACTAACAGAAAAATCCAAATAGCAACTTGTGCTCTACTTCTTGAGCTTGCAAATGCAGATAGCGAATTCGCAGATGTTGAGAAAGAAAGTATAATTTCTATAATTAAATCTAATTTTAATTTGTCAGATAATGAAGTAAATGAGTTAATAAATGAGACAGAAAAGGAACTCAAACAAAGTATTGATTTGTGGCAATTCACTAATCTTATAAACCAAAATTTTTCAAATGAAGAAAAAGAGAGAATTCTTGAATTTACCTGGCAGGTCATTTATGCAGATGGTCGTCTTGACCAATATGAAGACTATTTGGTTCACAAAATAGCAAATTTATTACGATTAAGCCATGAACAACTTATAAAAACAAAATTATCGGTCTCGGCGCCCAGACGGAAAAGTGAGTGAGAAATGAAGAGAGAAATTAAAGAATTATGGCCAGAATTAAACTGGATAAAGAATAGAAATTTACGAGAAAAAGTTGCAAAAACATGGGAATTGGCTTTTAAAAAAAGTGTGTTAACGCCAGAAGATTTAAAAAAAATACCATTTACCTTACTTGTAAAAAATTGCAAAGTAAGTTTTATGGCTCATAAGCGAGCTGTTGTTCATATCGCTTTTGAATCTGCCAAAATAATGCAGGAATTCTTTGGAGATAATCTGCCAATTAATCTTGATGTAGTT
The sequence above is a segment of the Candidatus Cloacimonadota bacterium genome. Coding sequences within it:
- a CDS encoding TerB family tellurite resistance protein → MNLKKLLFQNVAITNSEVKEKDTNRKIQIATCALLLELANADSEFADVEKESIISIIKSNFNLSDNEVNELINETEKELKQSIDLWQFTNLINQNFSNEEKERILEFTWQVIYADGRLDQYEDYLVHKIANLLRLSHEQLIKTKLSVSAPRRKSE
- a CDS encoding HD domain-containing protein — encoded protein: MKREIKELWPELNWIKNRNLREKVAKTWELAFKKSVLTPEDLKKIPFTLLVKNCKVSFMAHKRAVVHIAFESAKIMQEFFGDNLPINLDVVVAGAILADVGKLLEYEKDGDTIKFSKSGTLLRHAFTGVSLAQVCGVPDEVCHIIAVHSKEGDAFKRTTEGLIVHHADFMAYLPFKNL